In Elaeis guineensis isolate ETL-2024a chromosome 1, EG11, whole genome shotgun sequence, a genomic segment contains:
- the LOC140854670 gene encoding ATP-citrate synthase beta chain protein 1-like, whose translation MATGQLFSRNTQALFNNYKQLPIQRMLDFDFLCGRETPSVAGIINPGSEGFQKLFFGQEEIAIPVHSTIEAACKAHPNADVFINFASFRSAAASSMSALKQPTIRVVAIIAEGVPESDTRQLIAYARSNNKLIIGPATVGGIQAGAFKIGDTAGTIDNIIHCKLYRPGSVGFVSKSGGMSNELYNTIARVTDGIYEGIAIGGDVFPGSTLSDHILRFNNIPQIKMMVVLGELGGRDEYSLVEALKEGRVHKPVVAWVSGTCARLFKSEVQFGHAGAKSGGELESAQAKNQALREAGAVIPTSYESLEDAIKETFEKLVEAGKITPISEVKPPKIPEDLKVAIKNGGVRAPTHIISTISDDRGEEPSYAGVAMSTIVERGYGVGDVISLLWFKRSLPPYCTKFIEICIMLCADHGPCVSGAHNTIVTARAGKDLVSSLVSGLLTIGPRFGGAIDDAARYFKDAYDKGLSPYEFVEGMKKKGIRVPGIGHRIKRGDNKDKRVQLLQQYAHSHFPSTKYMDYAVQVETYTLSKANNLVLNVDGAIGSLFLDLLAGSGMFSKQEIDEIVEIGYLNGLFVLARSIGLIGHTFDQKRLKQPLYRHPWEDVLYTK comes from the exons ATGGCTACGGGACAACTTTTTTCACGGAATACCCAGGCATTATTCAACAATTATAAGCAACTACCCATTCAGAGGATGCTTGATTTTGACTTCCTTTGTG GGAGGGAAACACCTTCTGTTGCTGGAATAATAAATCCTGGTTCTGAGGGGTTTCAAAAACTATTTTTTGGTCAGGAGGAGATTGCCATTCCAGTTCATTCAAC CATTGAAGCAGCTTGCAAGGCACATCCAAATGCTGATGTTTTCATCAACTTTGCATCATTTAGGAG TGCAGCTGCTTCATCCATGTCTGCTCTGAAACAACCAACAATCAGAGTAGTGGCTATTATAGCTGAAGGTGTTCCAGAGTCAGACACGCGGCAGTTAATTGCATATGCACGGTCTAATAACAAG CTCATTATTGGTCCTGCCACTGTTGGTGGTATTCAAGCTGGAGCTTTCAAAATTGGTGACACAGCTGGAACTATTGACAATATTATTCACTGCAAGCTTTATAGGCCTGGATCTGTTGGATTTGTATCCAAATCG GGAGGCATGTCAAATGAACTCTACAACACAATTGCACGTGTGACAGATGGAATTTATGAAG GCATCGCAATTGGAGGAGATGTTTTTCCTGGTTCAACTCTTTCCGATCATATTCTGCGGTTTAATAACATCCCACAG ATCAAAATGATGGTTGTGCTTGGGGAACTTGGTGGGAGAGATGAATACTCCCTGGTGGAGGCCCTCAAAGAGGGAAGGGTTCATAAACCAGTGGTTGCTTGGGTTAGCGGAACTTGTGCACGGCTGTTCAAGTCTGAAGTGCAATTTGGTCATGCT GGTGCTAAAAGtggaggtgagttggaatcagcACAGGCAAAAAATCAGGCACTGAGGGAAGCTGGAGCAGTCATTCCCACTTCATATGAATCCCTAGAGGATGCAATCAAAGAGACTTTCGAGAAACTT GTTGAAGCAGGGAAGATTACACCCATATCTGAAGTTAAGCCTCCTAAAATACCTGAGGATCTCAAGGTTGCAATTAAAAATGGGGGGGTTCGTGCACCAACACATATCATCTCTACCATATCTGATGACAGAG GTGAAGAGCCTTCTTATGCTGGTGTGGCAATGTCTACCATTGTTGAACGGGGTTATGGTGTTGGGGACGTCATCTCCCTTTTGTGGTTCAAGCGTAGCCTACCCCCTTATTGCACAAAGTTCATTGAG ATTTGCATTATGTTGTGTGCTGATCATGGGCCTTGCGTCTCTGGTGCTCATAACACTATTGTTACTGCAAGGGCTGGAAAGGATCTTGTTTCTAGCCTTGTCTCAG GTTTGCTTACAATTGGTCCTCGGTTTGGTGGCGCTATTGATGATGCTGCTCGATATTTTAAGGATGCATATGACAAG GGACTCTCTCCTTATGAGTTTGTTGAAGGTATGAAAAAGAAGGGTATTCGTGTACCAGGAATTGGACACAG GATCAAGAGAGGAGACAACAAGGACAAGAGAGTACAACTTCTACAACAATATGCTCACTCTCATTTCCCTTCCACAAAATACATGGATTATGCTGTCCAAGTTGAAACGTACACCCTATCAAAGGCAAATAATTTGGTTCTTAATGTTGATGGTGCAATCGGGTCTCTATTCTTGGATCTCCTTGCTGGTAGTGGAATGTTTAGCAAACAAGAGATAGATGAGATTGTTGAAATTGGATACCTGAATGGATTGTTTGTGTTGGCACGCTCAATTGGTCTGATTGG GCATACCTTCGACCAGAAGAGATTGAAGCAGCCACTCTACCGTCATCCATGGGAAGATGTTCTCTATACAAAGTGA